A single window of Narcine bancroftii isolate sNarBan1 chromosome 1, sNarBan1.hap1, whole genome shotgun sequence DNA harbors:
- the LOC138747445 gene encoding probable G-protein coupled receptor 21, which yields MTSIWAVQNRSMNSSLEGNNTIRPFCLLGFSYYETVNICLLEIIVIVFLTVLIISGNLIVILVFHCAPLLNHHTTSYFIQTMAFADLFVGISCLVPSLSLLHYPTGSHESLTCQFFGYIVSVLKSVSMTSLACISIDRYIAITKPLSYNQLVTPWRLRICIVIIWTYSCIIFLPSFFGWGKPGYHGDIFEWCANSWETNVYFAGFIVVLLYAPAAFVVCFTYFNIFRICQQHTKEISERRARFNPQEGASTENPPSPEKHYAMVLFRITSVFYILWLPYIIYFLLESSRVYNSAEVSFLTTWLAISNSFCNCVIYSLSNSVFRKGLKRLSGALCASCIWYVESKNPSMPGSKRSSNDCNA from the coding sequence ATGACATCTATTTGGGCTGTGCAGAACCGAAGTATGAACTCTTCTTTGGAAGGAAATAATACTATCCGACCCTTCTGCCTTTTGGGATTTAGTTACTACGAAACAGTTAACATTTGCCTTCTGGAAATAATCGTCATTGTTTTTCTCACTGtgttaatcatttcaggtaatcTTATTGTTATCTTGGTATTTCATTGTGCACCCCTTTTGAACCATCATACGACAAGTTATTTCATTCAGACCATGGCATTCGCTGATCTTTTTGTTGGGATCAGTTGCTTGGTTCCTTCTTTGTCTCTTCTTCACTATCCGACCGGTTCTCATGAATCTTTAACATGCCAATTTTTTGGATATATTGTGTCTGTACTGAAAAGCGTTTCGATGACCTCTCTGGCCTGCATCAGCATTGATCGATACATTGCAATTACCAAGCCGTTATCTTACAATCAGCTGGTCACACCGTGGAGGTTACGTATTTGCATTGTAATAATCTGGACCTATTCCTGCATTATATTCCTTCCTTCTTTTTTTGGCTGGGGGAAGCCAGGCTATCATGGGGATATATTTGAATGGTGTGCTAATTCCTGGGAGACGAACGTTTACTTTGCAGGATTTATTGTGGTTTTGCTGTATGCTCCTGCCGCCTTTGTGGTCTGTTTTACCTATTTCAACATATTCAGGATATGCCAACAGCACACTAAAGAAATCAGTGAAAGACGGGCTCGGTTTAATCCTCAAGAAGGGGCATCAACAGAGAATCCACCCAGCCCCGAGAAACATTATGCCATGGTTCTATTTCGAATCACCAGTGTCTTTTACATCCTTTGGCTTCCGTACATCATTTATTTCCTCCTTGAAAGCTCTCGTGTTTATAATAGTGCAGAGGTATCTTTTCTGACCACCTGGCTTGCAATTAGCAATAGCTTCTGTAACTGCGTAATTTACAGCCTTTCCAACAGTGTCTTTCGGAAGGGTCTCAAACGCCTTTCAGGTGCTCTCTGTGCTTCATGTATCTGGTACGTGGAAAGCAAAAATCCTTCAATGCCTGGAAGTAAAAGGTCCTCAAATGACTGCAATGCTTGA